The DNA window CCGCCGCGCCGAGCGCGGCGGGGAAGCCGAGCACCACCGACTGCATGACGACCGTGGCGAGCGCCTCGCCCTCGAAGCGGCCGAAGGTCCACAGCACGTACGCGCTCACCACGAGCGCCACGGCGTAGCCGACCACGGTGAAGCGGAGGAAGACGCTCAGGTGCGAGACCCCCTCCCCGCGCCGCGGCGTGCCGCGGAACCCCACCGCGTAGACGAAGGCGTGCATCAGCCCCAGCGAGGCCGCGGCGAGCAGGAGGGCGTGGGCCGGCGTCATGAGGTAGGAGATCAGGATCATCTCTTCGGTGGGGGCCACGTTGAAGGCCAGGAAGAGGGCGCCGGCCAGCATGAAGAACACTTCCCCCGCGTAGCCGGCCCGCCGCTTCCGCCGCTCCTCCTCGCGCCCGCCGCCGCCGAGCTGGCTGGAGGCGAGCACCGCGCCGAAGCTGCCGGGCACCGCCTGGAGGGCCACCTTTCCCAGCGCCTCGCCCGGCGGCGTGTCGGGGCCGATCACCCCGAAGAGGAGGAGGACGGCGGCGGCGGCCACGAAGCCCACCGCGTACGCCGCCAGGGCGTCGAGCACGTCCTGGCCCCAGGTGGAGGTCTCCTCGAAGCCGGAGTAGCGGTCCAGCCCCACCAGCACGGGGAGCATCACGGCCATGAAGAGCGCCAGGCGCAGCCGGCCCATGTAGAAGCCCAGCCACCACATCTCCATGGTCATCAGCAGCGGGAGCGAGAAGAACACCGCCCCCGCGAAGGCGCGCGCCAGCCCCACCGCGAACCTGCGGTCGGCCTCGCGCCGGATCTGTCGCTCCGCATGCTCCGTCCGCTTCGCCACGTCTCCTCGGCCGGGGAAGTCCGCCCCCGCCTGCGCAACCGACGTTCCACGCGGGCGGGGGACGGGGCTAAGCGCCGCCTTGGCAGATACTTACACGACCCGCGCCCAGGCCGGCGGCGGAACGGGACTTGCAAAGCCGCGGCGGGGCTGGGGAAACGTACGGATCCGGGAACCGAGAGAGCGATGGACGAAAAGGCCCGCGGCAGCTTCCGGCGAGAGCACCCGGTCTTCTTCTGGGGGACGGCGGCGCTCATCGCGCTGTTCGTGACGGCGACGGCGGCGGTGGCGTGGCGCATCACCCGCTACCAGAGCGAGGCGGCGCAGATCGAGGCGCGCCTGAGCGCGGAGCAGAAGCGCGCCCGCGACGAGCTGCTGCAGCACCGGGCGCGGCGGACGCAGCTGGCGGTGGCGGTGCTGCAGCGCGACCTGCGCGTCCGCTCGATGGAGACCAAGAAGCGCCACCTGGCGATCGTGCTCAAGGACTCGGTGCTGGAGCTGCGGCAGGGGCCGATCACGCTGCGGCGCGCGAAGCTGGTGATCGGGCCGGACTCGATCGTCCGCGCGCCGGACGGGCGCACCTGGCGCTTCGTGCGGGGGGCCGGCGAGCGCCGCATCGTGGAGCGGCAGACGGAGCCGGTCTACACCGTCCCCGAGTGGGTGTACGTGAGCCGCGGCCAGCCGGTGCCGCCCGAGAGCGAGCGGCGCGTGCCCGGGGGGCTGGGGCGCTACGTGATCCGGCTGGACGACGGCACGGCGATCCACACCGAGCCGCTGGCCGGGCCGCTCAAGGAGGGGGTGCACCCCGCCTCGTTCAAGGCGCGGGCGCGGGACATGGTGGCGATCTTCGACGCGGTGAAGGAAGACACGCCGGTCTACATCTACTGAAAGTGCCCAGTGCCCGGTCCCCAGTGCCCAGTGGGGCGGGCGCGGGCGGCGGGCGACGCATGGGGATGAAGTTCCTGGGCACCTGGCACTGGGCACTTTGAACTGAGGTTCAAGATGGCGAGGATCACGAGGTCGGGGATCGAGGACCGGCGCGACTACACGCCGCCGGGGCGGCTCAGGCGGATCGTCCACGACCACCGCAGGAGCACGCTGGCGCTGCTGCTGGGGGTGGCGGCGGCGGCGCTGCTCTTCGCGGCGACGTCGGCGTGGGCGGTCAGCGAGCGCTTCGAGCGGCGGGTGGCCGAGATGGTGTACGCCCGCGACTCGCGCGCGCTGGCGTTCGTGCGGCAGAAGGAGGCGGAGCTCACCGAGCGGGTGGCCGAGAAGGAGAAGCGGCTGGCCGCGCGCGAGGAGGAGCTCCTTCCCAGCGACCGGCCGTACCTGGTGGTGTCGCTGGCCGAGCGGCGGGTGCTCTACATCCGCGGCAACGACACCACCTTCCGCGCGCCGGTGGCGATCGGGTCGGGGAAGACCATCACCATCGGCGGGGTGACCAAGCGCTTCCAGACGCCGCGCGGGAAGATGGCGATCACCCACAAGGAGCTGGACCCGGTGTGGGTGCCGCCCAACTGGCACTACGTCGAGTACGCCCGCAACCACGGGCTGGGGATCCGCGACATGAGCAACGCCTCGCCCAACGCGCTGGCGGGGTTCCCGGCGGGGCAGGTGCCGGTGAGCGGCGGCACGGTGATCATCCCGCCCTGGGGGAGCCCGCAGCGGCAGCACCGGGGCGTGCTGGGGGCGGCCAAGCTGGAGCTGTACGACGGCTACTACTTCCACGGCACCGACAAGGAGAACACCGTGGGCGACGCCGCCAGCCACGGCTGCCTGCGCATGCGCCGCGAGGACATCCTGTGGATGTACCGCAACGTGCCGGTGGGGACGCCGGTGTACATCTACTGATAGTCCTAAGTGCGAAGTGCGAAGTGCGGAGGAATACGGAAGGGGAGGCGGAGCGGTCCGCCTCCCCTTCGTCTTCCCTCGTCGGCGCGCGGCTCACCCGGGGAGCTCGATCTCGGGCTTCTTGGGGTGGGGGCGGTAGAGGACGGCGACGCGGCCGATGGTCTGCACCAGGTGGGCGTTCTCGACGCGGGCCTCCAGCTCGGCGCCGGCCTCGCGTACGTCGAGGGGGGCGGCCTCCTGCACCTTGACCTTGATCAGCTCGCGGGTGTTGAGCGCTTCTTCGACGGAGCGCAGGGTGGCGTCGCCCACGCCTTCCTTGCCGACGTAGACCACGGGCTTCAGGTGGTGCGCCTGGCTCTTCAGGTACGCGCGCTGTTTGGGGGTGAGCGCCACGGGATCGCCTCCTGTTCCGGACCGGTCCGTGCTGCGGGTCGTCGGCGCGCGACCGCCGCAAGTCACACGCCGGGGGGAGTTGGGGGTGGAGGGGGCCTTGGGAGTCGGGGCGGCTGAAGCCGCGGCAACAACGGCAGAAAGCCTCGCAAACCCCGCGAGGCTTCGAACAGCGCCGGCACGACCGCGTGAGGGATGCGCGCCCGGAGGGCCGGGACGGCGCCGCCACAGGGGTTTCGTGGCGGCGGCGTCCCGGCGCCGTTGGGCACAGTCGTATCGTGCCCTACGGCGCGCGCAGCCCGGCCCGGAGCGCAGCGGAGGGACACGCCCAAACGGCAGTGCGAAGTCCTAAGTGCGAAGTGCTGAGTGCGATCGGAACCCAGCACTTCGCACTCCGCACTTCGCACTTTCGTCTCAGGCGGCTTCGACGCGGTTGCGGCCCTGGGCCTTGGCCAGGTACAGGGCGCGGTCGGCGGCGCGCACCAGGTCGCCCATCTCGGCGGCGTCGTCGGGGAAGGCGGCCACGCCGAAGCTGGCCGTGAGCGAGCGCGGCACCTCGGCGTTGGGCGGGAGCGTCTCGATCAGGAGCCGCAGGCGCTCGGCCAGGCGCAGCCCCTCTTCCTTGGTCGTCTCGGGGAAGACCAGCGCGAACTCCTCGCCGCCGTAGCGCGCGGCGCTGTCGGTGGTGCGGAAGGTGTGGCGCACGGCCCGGCCGATCCGCTGCAGCGCGTGGTCGCCCACTTCGTGGCCGAACTCGTCGTTGATGCGCTTGAAGTGGTCGATGTCGAGCAGCACCACCGTGAGCGGGCGGCCGTAGCGGCGGGCACGCGCGAACTCCACCTCCAGCACCTCGTCGAAGCCGCGGCGGTTGTGGCAGCCGGTGAGCGGGTCGATGGTGGCCTGGGCGCGCAGCCGGTCGAGCAGCTCGGCGTTCCGGAGCGCGATGGCCGAGGAGTCGGCGAGCGCGCGCAGGAGCGCCAGGTCGTGCGGCTCGTACGGGGCGTCGGTCATGCGCCGCCCCAGGATCAGCAGCCCCGCGTGCCCGTCGCCGAAGTCGAGCGGGGCCACCACGGCCACCTCGGCGGGGACGTGGTCGCGGATCTCGGCGTCTCCGGGGGGGATGATCGGGGGGGCGCCGGGGGCGGCCACGGAGCGCACCACCCGCGCGGGGATGGCGTAGGCCACGCTCTCGCCGCGCAAGGAGCGCACGGCGCGGCAGGTGTACTGCTCGCCGTCGGTGTGGTAGAGCGCGGCCCACCAGGCGAAGAACACCTCGCCCACCGAGTCCAGCACCAGCCGCTCGGTCTCTTCCAGGCTGCGCACCACGGCCAGGGTGCGCGCCACCTGCTGCAGCGCGCCCAGGTGGAAGCGGAGCTGGTCGAGCTCGGCGGTGTTGGCGGCCTTCTGCTCCTGCACCGCCCAGACGCGGGCGAAGTGCTCGGCCAGCGCGTCGCGCGCCGCGTCGGGCACGGCGCCGCCGGCCCACACCTCGCCCTCGCCGCCGGGCGCGGGGAAGCGGAAGAGCGGCCGCATCCCCTCGCGCGGGTCGCCCACGGTGAGGGGGACGGGGCGGGTGGGAACGGAGACCGAGCAGGGGCACCCCGCCACGCGGCGCACCGCCTCGACGCACGCGGCCGCCACCTCTTCGGGGCCCGCCAGGAGCGGGACCGCGGCGAAGAGGTGCGCGATCTCCGCGGCCGAGGGGGCGGCGGGCGCGCCGGGGGTGTGCGTGCGGTCGGGACGGTGCACGCCGGGCTTCAGGGTGACGGACATGCGGGTGGGTGAAACGGAGGCCGCGGTCCGCCGCGCCGCGCGGGATGCGGGACGCGGGCGGGACCGGCCTCCGGGCGGACACGGCAACCGGCATCTCGCGTTCCACTCCCTCGTTCCCGATCGGGAACACCGGAAGGCGCCGCGAGCCGCGCCTCCCCCGCCGCGCCAGCCTCCCGGCGCGAAAGCACCGGAAGACCGCATCGAATCAAAGAGATCGGCGGCCGGCCGCCAATCTAACGTTTCCGCGACGAAATCGCACCGGCCGCGTTCCGTCCCCCTGACGTCATTCCGTTATACGCCTCCGGGGGCGCGGGGGGCGCGCGCGGCGCCGCACTCTGCCCGGCACGCGGCGTTACACGCCGGCCGGATCCGTTCCGGCGCTCAGTCGCCGAAGGAGATGCCGAGCTGGCGGCAGGCCATCACCATGTCGTCGTCCAGCGGGACCGTCTTGATGGCGGAGACGGCGTCGGCCAGGGGGACGGCGCGGACGCAGTTGCCCTGCAGCGCCACCATGGTGCCCAGCTGGCCGTCGGCGATGCAGCGCACGGCGGCCGCCCCGAAGCGCAGCGCCAGGTTGCGGTCGTAGGCGATCGGCTCGCCGCCGCGCTGGATGTGCCCCAGCACCAGGGTGCGCGTCTCCTTCCCCGTGGTCTTCTCGATCCCGGCGGCGATCGCGTCGGCGATGCCGCCGTAGCGGCCGGTGGCGTCGGCGTAGCTGGGGTCGCCGCCGCGCGGCCTGGCGCCCTCGGCGGCCACCACGATGCTGAAGCGCCGGCCGTGGGCGTCGCGCTCGCGGACCTTGCGGGCGATGCACTCCAGGTCGTAGGGGATCTCGGGGATGAGGATGACGTCGGCCCCGCCGGCCATCCCCGAGTGCAGGGCGATCCACCCGGTGTGGCGCCCCATCACCTGCACCACCATGGCCCGCTGGTGCGCCTCGGCGGTGGAGTGCAGCCGGCCGATGGCGTCGGTGGCCACCTCGACCGCGGTCTGGAAGCCGAAGGTCATGTCGGTGGCGCGCAGGTCGTTGTCGATGGTCTTGGGCACCCCGATCACCGGCAGCCCCTTGCGGTACAGGGCGTCGGCGATGTTGAGCGAGCCGTCGCCGCCGATGGCGACCAGTGCGTCGATGTCGAGCCGGCGGAAGGCCTCGACGATCTCGTCGGAGCGGTCGACCTTCCCCCAGGTGCCGTCGGGCTGGCGCACCTCGAGGCCGAAGGGGTTGCCGCGGGTGGTGGTGCCCAGGATGGTGCCGCCCAGGTGGGTGATGCCGCGCACGGCGTTGGCGGTGAGGTGCACGATCCCCGGCTCGCCGTCGACGCTGTCTTCCAGGATCCCCATGTAGCCGCGGCGGATCCCCAGCACCTCCCAGCCGCGGTTGAGCGCCGCCAGGGTGGCGGCGCGGATCA is part of the Longimicrobium sp. genome and encodes:
- a CDS encoding TIGR02587 family membrane protein, with translation MAKRTEHAERQIRREADRRFAVGLARAFAGAVFFSLPLLMTMEMWWLGFYMGRLRLALFMAVMLPVLVGLDRYSGFEETSTWGQDVLDALAAYAVGFVAAAAVLLLFGVIGPDTPPGEALGKVALQAVPGSFGAVLASSQLGGGGREEERRKRRAGYAGEVFFMLAGALFLAFNVAPTEEMILISYLMTPAHALLLAAASLGLMHAFVYAVGFRGTPRRGEGVSHLSVFLRFTVVGYAVALVVSAYVLWTFGRFEGEALATVVMQSVVLGFPAALGAAAARLIL
- a CDS encoding ATP-dependent 6-phosphofructokinase, producing MANLDRGIRRIAINTGGGDAPGLNAVIRAATLAALNRGWEVLGIRRGYMGILEDSVDGEPGIVHLTANAVRGITHLGGTILGTTTRGNPFGLEVRQPDGTWGKVDRSDEIVEAFRRLDIDALVAIGGDGSLNIADALYRKGLPVIGVPKTIDNDLRATDMTFGFQTAVEVATDAIGRLHSTAEAHQRAMVVQVMGRHTGWIALHSGMAGGADVILIPEIPYDLECIARKVRERDAHGRRFSIVVAAEGARPRGGDPSYADATGRYGGIADAIAAGIEKTTGKETRTLVLGHIQRGGEPIAYDRNLALRFGAAAVRCIADGQLGTMVALQGNCVRAVPLADAVSAIKTVPLDDDMVMACRQLGISFGD
- a CDS encoding sensor domain-containing diguanylate cyclase: MSVTLKPGVHRPDRTHTPGAPAAPSAAEIAHLFAAVPLLAGPEEVAAACVEAVRRVAGCPCSVSVPTRPVPLTVGDPREGMRPLFRFPAPGGEGEVWAGGAVPDAARDALAEHFARVWAVQEQKAANTAELDQLRFHLGALQQVARTLAVVRSLEETERLVLDSVGEVFFAWWAALYHTDGEQYTCRAVRSLRGESVAYAIPARVVRSVAAPGAPPIIPPGDAEIRDHVPAEVAVVAPLDFGDGHAGLLILGRRMTDAPYEPHDLALLRALADSSAIALRNAELLDRLRAQATIDPLTGCHNRRGFDEVLEVEFARARRYGRPLTVVLLDIDHFKRINDEFGHEVGDHALQRIGRAVRHTFRTTDSAARYGGEEFALVFPETTKEEGLRLAERLRLLIETLPPNAEVPRSLTASFGVAAFPDDAAEMGDLVRAADRALYLAKAQGRNRVEAA
- a CDS encoding L,D-transpeptidase, whose amino-acid sequence is MARITRSGIEDRRDYTPPGRLRRIVHDHRRSTLALLLGVAAAALLFAATSAWAVSERFERRVAEMVYARDSRALAFVRQKEAELTERVAEKEKRLAAREEELLPSDRPYLVVSLAERRVLYIRGNDTTFRAPVAIGSGKTITIGGVTKRFQTPRGKMAITHKELDPVWVPPNWHYVEYARNHGLGIRDMSNASPNALAGFPAGQVPVSGGTVIIPPWGSPQRQHRGVLGAAKLELYDGYYFHGTDKENTVGDAASHGCLRMRREDILWMYRNVPVGTPVYIY
- the yhbY gene encoding ribosome assembly RNA-binding protein YhbY, producing the protein MALTPKQRAYLKSQAHHLKPVVYVGKEGVGDATLRSVEEALNTRELIKVKVQEAAPLDVREAGAELEARVENAHLVQTIGRVAVLYRPHPKKPEIELPG